One part of the Humulus lupulus chromosome 9, drHumLupu1.1, whole genome shotgun sequence genome encodes these proteins:
- the LOC133801486 gene encoding probable leucine-rich repeat receptor-like serine/threonine-protein kinase At3g14840 isoform X3: MASSQSQCVSVLSLFILFFFFFFLSPLIQWKAQAGVTLPTAEVEAIKEIAAQMNKTDWNFDDPCSNQSTIDKPRTENYINEIVCNCFIPAHNECHIQSFNFSEQDLDGNLPPSLWKLPYLKEIKLERNILKGPIPREWTLTKLESVHISANNLSGPIPAYIGNITTLTYLSLESNLFSGTVPSELGKLVNLTLLNLNANNLTGEFPLALTNLTKLTTLRISSNNFTGSMPEFSGWKQLQRLEMEASGFKGPIPSSISSLDKLIQLRITDLNGESSNIPDLRNMTNIRNVMMRSCNLRGNIPEYFRNFETLNVLDLSFNKLTGGVQNLEHLIRLRTLYLTSNLLSGPIPKWIISRGATFQIDLSYNYFSEISELSTCKGSSLNQFRSTSGHENNSMLSQCLSPCSKEHYSLHINCGGKQTTIGNIKYEGDQGLVHPSKMFQSSTNWGFSNTGDSWDSNSKAEDYMANNASVLRMNNSELYTTARISPLSLTCYARCLGNGNYTVKLHFAEIVFRDNISFYSLGRRIFDVYVQGKLELKDFNIEKEAKGVDKEIIKVFKAVVVSHKTLEIRLQWTGKGTRNIPKRGSYGSLISAISINSDFEPPRTNKTKKFIIIGLVSFFCLLCIAYLCILWWKAYFGSKESKDEVLRGLDIRTGFFTFRQIKAATNNFDATNKIGEGGFGSVYKGVLLDGTIITVKQLSSKSNQGNREFINEIGMISALQHSNLVKLHGCCIEGKQLLLVYEYMENNSLAHSLFGSEEVEVKLDWNTRQRICIGIARGLAFLHEESALKIVHRDIKATNILLDRDLTPKISDFGLAKLNEEDNTHISTRVAGTIGYMAPEYALWGYLTDKADVYSFGVLTMEIVAGKNNMKYRPNENFVCLLDWCRPYSCNKRGM, from the exons ATGGCTTCATCACAATCACAATGTGTTAGTGTTCTGTCACTGTTTAttctgttcttcttcttcttcttcttgtcacCATTAATCCAATGGAAAGCCCAAGCTGGCGTTACTCTTCCAACGGCTGAAG TGGAAGCCATTAAAGAAATAGCTGCACAAATGAACAAGACAGACTGGAACTTCGATGACCCTTGTAGTAACCAATCGACTATTGATAAACCACGCACAGAAAATTACATCAATGAAATCGTATGCAATTGCTTCATCCCTGCTCATAATGAATGCCATATCCAAAGCTT taATTTTTCAGAACAGGATCTTGATGGTAATCTTCCACCATCACTATGGAAGCTACCTTACCTTAAGGAAAT TAAATTGGAACGGAACATCCTCAAAGGTCCGATACCAAGAGAGTGGACTTTGACAAAGTTAGAATCTGT GCACATTAGTGCAAACAATTTATCAGGGCCAATCCCTGCCTATATAGGAAACATCACCACTCTCACCTATTT GTCCTTGGAGAGCAACTTGTTTTCTGGAACTGTTCCCTCTGAGCTTGGGAAATTGGTGAACTTGACTCTTTT GAATCTTAATGCAAACAATCTCACTGGAGAGTTCCCTCTGGCTCTTACTAACCTCACAAAGTTAACCACGCT TAGGATCAGTAGTAACAACTTTACAGGAAGTATGCCTGAGTTTAGCGGTTGGAAACAACTTCAGCGCTT AGAAATGGAAGCAAGTGGTTTCAAAGGGCCAATTCCTTCTAGTATTTCCAGCTTGGATAAGTTGATACAATT AAGGATTACTGACTTAAATGGAGAGAGCTCAAATATTCCGGACTTAAGAAACATGACAAACATAAGAAATGT GATGATGAGGAGCTGTAATTTAAGAGGAAATATCCCTGAATACTTTCGTAATTTTGAAACTCTAAACGTCTT AGATCTTAGCTTCAATAAACTTACAGGGGGAGTTCAAAATTTGGAACATTTAATTCGATTGAGAACACT ATATTTAACAAGTAACTTACTCAGTGGGCCTATTCCAAAGTGGATCATATCCAGAGGAGCTACCTT CCAAATAGATTTATCTTACAATTACTTTTCAGAGATATCTGAACTATCAACTTGTAAAGGTTCTTCTTT AAATCAGTTTCGAAGCACATCTGGACATGAAAACAACTC AATGCTCAGCCAGTGCTTGTCTCCATGCTCAAAAG AGCATTATTCGTTGCACATAAATTGTGGTGGAAAACAAACCACCATTGGAAACATCAAATATGAAGGGGATCAAGGATTGGTACATCCTTCAAAAATGTTTCAAAGCTCAACCAATTGGGGATTTAGCAACACTGGAGATTCATGGGATTCTAATAGTAAAGCCGAGGACTACATGGCAAACAATGCATCAGTATTACGAATGAACAATTCCGAGCTCTACACAACTGCGCGCATCTCACCTCTTTCGCTAACTTGCTACGCTCGTTGCTTAGGAAATGGAAATTACACTGTGAAACTTCATTTTGCAGAGATAGTATTCAGAGACAACATATCTTTTTACAGTCTTGGAAGGCGAATATTTGATGTTTATGTTCAG ggaaaacTAGAGTTGAAAGATTTCAACATTGAAAAGGAAGCTAAAGGAGTCGATAAGGAAATTATCAAAGTATTTAAGGCAGTTGTTGTGAGTCATAAGACACTCGAGATCCGCCTCCAATGGACAGGGAAAGGGACAAGGAATATTCCAAAGCGTGGATCATATGGCTCTTTAATATCAGCTATCTCAATAAATTCTg ATTTCGAACCTCCGAGAACTAACAAAACAAAAAAGTTCATCATTATCGGACTTGTTTCATTTTTTTGCCTTCTTTGCATAGCCTATTTATGCATTCTTTGGTGGAAAGCCTATTTTGGAAGCAAGGAATCAAAGGATGAAG TTCTCAGAGGATTAGATATACGAACTGGTTTCTTTACCTTTAGGCAAATCAAAGCTGCCACTAACAACTTTGATGCTACAAACAAAATAGGAGAAGGTGGATTTGGATCGGTTTATAAG ggTGTACTATTAGATGGCACAATTATCACAGTTAAGCAACTTTCCTCTAAATCGAATCAAGGGAATCGTGAATTCATAAACGAAATAGGCATGATTTCTGCTTTACAACACTCGAATCTTGTCAAATTGCATGGATGTTGTATTGAAGGAAAGCAACTGTTGTTGGTTTATGAATACATGGAAAACAATAGCCTAGCACATTCTTTATTTG GTTCTGAAGAAGTTGAAGTGAAATTAGACTGGAATACAAGGCAAAGAATATGTATAGGCATTGCAAGAGGTTTGGCTTTCCTACATGAGGAATCAGCTCTGAAAATTGTACATAGAGACATCAAAGCCACAAATATACTACTAGATAGGGACCTTACCCCAAAAATATCAGACTTTGGTCTGGCCAAACTAAATGAAGAGGACAACACCCACATTAGCACCAGAGTTGCTGGAACTAT AGGATACATGGCCCCTGAATATGCATTATGGGGTTACTTAACTGATAAAGCAGATGTCTACAGTTTTGGAGTATTGACAATGGAAATTGTGGCTGgaaaaaataacatgaaataccGCCCTAATGAAAACTTTGTGTGCCTTCTAGATTGG TGCAGGCCCTATTCTTGCAACAAAAGGGGGATGTAA
- the LOC133801486 gene encoding probable leucine-rich repeat receptor-like serine/threonine-protein kinase At3g14840 isoform X1: protein MASSQSQCVSVLSLFILFFFFFFLSPLIQWKAQAGVTLPTAEVEAIKEIAAQMNKTDWNFDDPCSNQSTIDKPRTENYINEIVCNCFIPAHNECHIQSFNFSEQDLDGNLPPSLWKLPYLKEIKLERNILKGPIPREWTLTKLESVHISANNLSGPIPAYIGNITTLTYLSLESNLFSGTVPSELGKLVNLTLLNLNANNLTGEFPLALTNLTKLTTLRISSNNFTGSMPEFSGWKQLQRLEMEASGFKGPIPSSISSLDKLIQLRITDLNGESSNIPDLRNMTNIRNVMMRSCNLRGNIPEYFRNFETLNVLDLSFNKLTGGVQNLEHLIRLRTLYLTSNLLSGPIPKWIISRGATFQIDLSYNYFSEISELSTCKGSSLNQFRSTSGHENNSMLSQCLSPCSKEHYSLHINCGGKQTTIGNIKYEGDQGLVHPSKMFQSSTNWGFSNTGDSWDSNSKAEDYMANNASVLRMNNSELYTTARISPLSLTCYARCLGNGNYTVKLHFAEIVFRDNISFYSLGRRIFDVYVQGKLELKDFNIEKEAKGVDKEIIKVFKAVVVSHKTLEIRLQWTGKGTRNIPKRGSYGSLISAISINSDFEPPRTNKTKKFIIIGLVSFFCLLCIAYLCILWWKAYFGSKESKDEVLRGLDIRTGFFTFRQIKAATNNFDATNKIGEGGFGSVYKGVLLDGTIITVKQLSSKSNQGNREFINEIGMISALQHSNLVKLHGCCIEGKQLLLVYEYMENNSLAHSLFGSEEVEVKLDWNTRQRICIGIARGLAFLHEESALKIVHRDIKATNILLDRDLTPKISDFGLAKLNEEDNTHISTRVAGTIGYMAPEYALWGYLTDKADVYSFGVLTMEIVAGKNNMKYRPNENFVCLLDWALFLQQKGDVMELVDPKLGSKFTKEEAKRMIKVALLCTNPSPSLRPTMSTVVSMLEGRTTIPELVMDSSSHDDPFRLTGLRDKLDQISQQTSNSESHSFLAQSSNSSSMWIDSGSA, encoded by the exons ATGGCTTCATCACAATCACAATGTGTTAGTGTTCTGTCACTGTTTAttctgttcttcttcttcttcttcttgtcacCATTAATCCAATGGAAAGCCCAAGCTGGCGTTACTCTTCCAACGGCTGAAG TGGAAGCCATTAAAGAAATAGCTGCACAAATGAACAAGACAGACTGGAACTTCGATGACCCTTGTAGTAACCAATCGACTATTGATAAACCACGCACAGAAAATTACATCAATGAAATCGTATGCAATTGCTTCATCCCTGCTCATAATGAATGCCATATCCAAAGCTT taATTTTTCAGAACAGGATCTTGATGGTAATCTTCCACCATCACTATGGAAGCTACCTTACCTTAAGGAAAT TAAATTGGAACGGAACATCCTCAAAGGTCCGATACCAAGAGAGTGGACTTTGACAAAGTTAGAATCTGT GCACATTAGTGCAAACAATTTATCAGGGCCAATCCCTGCCTATATAGGAAACATCACCACTCTCACCTATTT GTCCTTGGAGAGCAACTTGTTTTCTGGAACTGTTCCCTCTGAGCTTGGGAAATTGGTGAACTTGACTCTTTT GAATCTTAATGCAAACAATCTCACTGGAGAGTTCCCTCTGGCTCTTACTAACCTCACAAAGTTAACCACGCT TAGGATCAGTAGTAACAACTTTACAGGAAGTATGCCTGAGTTTAGCGGTTGGAAACAACTTCAGCGCTT AGAAATGGAAGCAAGTGGTTTCAAAGGGCCAATTCCTTCTAGTATTTCCAGCTTGGATAAGTTGATACAATT AAGGATTACTGACTTAAATGGAGAGAGCTCAAATATTCCGGACTTAAGAAACATGACAAACATAAGAAATGT GATGATGAGGAGCTGTAATTTAAGAGGAAATATCCCTGAATACTTTCGTAATTTTGAAACTCTAAACGTCTT AGATCTTAGCTTCAATAAACTTACAGGGGGAGTTCAAAATTTGGAACATTTAATTCGATTGAGAACACT ATATTTAACAAGTAACTTACTCAGTGGGCCTATTCCAAAGTGGATCATATCCAGAGGAGCTACCTT CCAAATAGATTTATCTTACAATTACTTTTCAGAGATATCTGAACTATCAACTTGTAAAGGTTCTTCTTT AAATCAGTTTCGAAGCACATCTGGACATGAAAACAACTC AATGCTCAGCCAGTGCTTGTCTCCATGCTCAAAAG AGCATTATTCGTTGCACATAAATTGTGGTGGAAAACAAACCACCATTGGAAACATCAAATATGAAGGGGATCAAGGATTGGTACATCCTTCAAAAATGTTTCAAAGCTCAACCAATTGGGGATTTAGCAACACTGGAGATTCATGGGATTCTAATAGTAAAGCCGAGGACTACATGGCAAACAATGCATCAGTATTACGAATGAACAATTCCGAGCTCTACACAACTGCGCGCATCTCACCTCTTTCGCTAACTTGCTACGCTCGTTGCTTAGGAAATGGAAATTACACTGTGAAACTTCATTTTGCAGAGATAGTATTCAGAGACAACATATCTTTTTACAGTCTTGGAAGGCGAATATTTGATGTTTATGTTCAG ggaaaacTAGAGTTGAAAGATTTCAACATTGAAAAGGAAGCTAAAGGAGTCGATAAGGAAATTATCAAAGTATTTAAGGCAGTTGTTGTGAGTCATAAGACACTCGAGATCCGCCTCCAATGGACAGGGAAAGGGACAAGGAATATTCCAAAGCGTGGATCATATGGCTCTTTAATATCAGCTATCTCAATAAATTCTg ATTTCGAACCTCCGAGAACTAACAAAACAAAAAAGTTCATCATTATCGGACTTGTTTCATTTTTTTGCCTTCTTTGCATAGCCTATTTATGCATTCTTTGGTGGAAAGCCTATTTTGGAAGCAAGGAATCAAAGGATGAAG TTCTCAGAGGATTAGATATACGAACTGGTTTCTTTACCTTTAGGCAAATCAAAGCTGCCACTAACAACTTTGATGCTACAAACAAAATAGGAGAAGGTGGATTTGGATCGGTTTATAAG ggTGTACTATTAGATGGCACAATTATCACAGTTAAGCAACTTTCCTCTAAATCGAATCAAGGGAATCGTGAATTCATAAACGAAATAGGCATGATTTCTGCTTTACAACACTCGAATCTTGTCAAATTGCATGGATGTTGTATTGAAGGAAAGCAACTGTTGTTGGTTTATGAATACATGGAAAACAATAGCCTAGCACATTCTTTATTTG GTTCTGAAGAAGTTGAAGTGAAATTAGACTGGAATACAAGGCAAAGAATATGTATAGGCATTGCAAGAGGTTTGGCTTTCCTACATGAGGAATCAGCTCTGAAAATTGTACATAGAGACATCAAAGCCACAAATATACTACTAGATAGGGACCTTACCCCAAAAATATCAGACTTTGGTCTGGCCAAACTAAATGAAGAGGACAACACCCACATTAGCACCAGAGTTGCTGGAACTAT AGGATACATGGCCCCTGAATATGCATTATGGGGTTACTTAACTGATAAAGCAGATGTCTACAGTTTTGGAGTATTGACAATGGAAATTGTGGCTGgaaaaaataacatgaaataccGCCCTAATGAAAACTTTGTGTGCCTTCTAGATTGG GCCCTATTCTTGCAACAAAAGGGGGATGTAATGGAGCTGGTGGATCCAAAGTTGGGATCCAAATTCACAAAAGAAGAGGCAAAACGAATGATTAAGGTAGCTCTATTGTGCACAAATCCATCACCTTCGCTTCGCCCCACCATGTCTACTGTAGTGAGCATGCTTGAAGGTCGAACTACCATCCCTGAACTGGTTATGGATTCAAGTTCTCATGATGATCCGTTCAGGTTGACCGGGTTGCGAGACAAGCTTGATCAGATTTCACAACAAACCTCCAATAGTGAATCTCATAGTTTTCTTGCTCAGTCATCCAACTCATCATCAAtgtggattgattctggatctgcATGA
- the LOC133801486 gene encoding probable leucine-rich repeat receptor-like serine/threonine-protein kinase At3g14840 isoform X4 yields MASSQSQCVSVLSLFILFFFFFFLSPLIQWKAQAGVTLPTAEVEAIKEIAAQMNKTDWNFDDPCSNQSTIDKPRTENYINEIVCNCFIPAHNECHIQSFNFSEQDLDGNLPPSLWKLPYLKEIKLERNILKGPIPREWTLTKLESVHISANNLSGPIPAYIGNITTLTYLSLESNLFSGTVPSELGKLVNLTLLNLNANNLTGEFPLALTNLTKLTTLRISSNNFTGSMPEFSGWKQLQRLEMEASGFKGPIPSSISSLDKLIQLRITDLNGESSNIPDLRNMTNIRNVMMRSCNLRGNIPEYFRNFETLNVLDLSFNKLTGGVQNLEHLIRLRTLYLTSNLLSGPIPKWIISRGATFQIDLSYNYFSEISELSTCKGSSLNQFRSTSGHENNSMLSQCLSPCSKEHYSLHINCGGKQTTIGNIKYEGDQGLVHPSKMFQSSTNWGFSNTGDSWDSNSKAEDYMANNASVLRMNNSELYTTARISPLSLTCYARCLGNGNYTVKLHFAEIVFRDNISFYSLGRRIFDVYVQGKLELKDFNIEKEAKGVDKEIIKVFKAVVVSHKTLEIRLQWTGKGTRNIPKRGSYGSLISAISINSDFEPPRTNKTKKFIIIGLVSFFCLLCIAYLCILWWKAYFGSKESKDEVLRGLDIRTGFFTFRQIKAATNNFDATNKIGEGGFGSVYKGVLLDGTIITVKQLSSKSNQGNREFINEIGMISALQHSNLVKLHGCCIEGKQLLLVYEYMENNSLAHSLFGSEEVEVKLDWNTRQRICIGIARGLAFLHEESALKIVHRDIKATNILLDRDLTPKISDFGLAKLNEEDNTHISTRVAGTIGYMAPEYALWGYLTDKADVYSFGVLTMEIVAGKNNMKYRPNENFVCLLDW; encoded by the exons ATGGCTTCATCACAATCACAATGTGTTAGTGTTCTGTCACTGTTTAttctgttcttcttcttcttcttcttgtcacCATTAATCCAATGGAAAGCCCAAGCTGGCGTTACTCTTCCAACGGCTGAAG TGGAAGCCATTAAAGAAATAGCTGCACAAATGAACAAGACAGACTGGAACTTCGATGACCCTTGTAGTAACCAATCGACTATTGATAAACCACGCACAGAAAATTACATCAATGAAATCGTATGCAATTGCTTCATCCCTGCTCATAATGAATGCCATATCCAAAGCTT taATTTTTCAGAACAGGATCTTGATGGTAATCTTCCACCATCACTATGGAAGCTACCTTACCTTAAGGAAAT TAAATTGGAACGGAACATCCTCAAAGGTCCGATACCAAGAGAGTGGACTTTGACAAAGTTAGAATCTGT GCACATTAGTGCAAACAATTTATCAGGGCCAATCCCTGCCTATATAGGAAACATCACCACTCTCACCTATTT GTCCTTGGAGAGCAACTTGTTTTCTGGAACTGTTCCCTCTGAGCTTGGGAAATTGGTGAACTTGACTCTTTT GAATCTTAATGCAAACAATCTCACTGGAGAGTTCCCTCTGGCTCTTACTAACCTCACAAAGTTAACCACGCT TAGGATCAGTAGTAACAACTTTACAGGAAGTATGCCTGAGTTTAGCGGTTGGAAACAACTTCAGCGCTT AGAAATGGAAGCAAGTGGTTTCAAAGGGCCAATTCCTTCTAGTATTTCCAGCTTGGATAAGTTGATACAATT AAGGATTACTGACTTAAATGGAGAGAGCTCAAATATTCCGGACTTAAGAAACATGACAAACATAAGAAATGT GATGATGAGGAGCTGTAATTTAAGAGGAAATATCCCTGAATACTTTCGTAATTTTGAAACTCTAAACGTCTT AGATCTTAGCTTCAATAAACTTACAGGGGGAGTTCAAAATTTGGAACATTTAATTCGATTGAGAACACT ATATTTAACAAGTAACTTACTCAGTGGGCCTATTCCAAAGTGGATCATATCCAGAGGAGCTACCTT CCAAATAGATTTATCTTACAATTACTTTTCAGAGATATCTGAACTATCAACTTGTAAAGGTTCTTCTTT AAATCAGTTTCGAAGCACATCTGGACATGAAAACAACTC AATGCTCAGCCAGTGCTTGTCTCCATGCTCAAAAG AGCATTATTCGTTGCACATAAATTGTGGTGGAAAACAAACCACCATTGGAAACATCAAATATGAAGGGGATCAAGGATTGGTACATCCTTCAAAAATGTTTCAAAGCTCAACCAATTGGGGATTTAGCAACACTGGAGATTCATGGGATTCTAATAGTAAAGCCGAGGACTACATGGCAAACAATGCATCAGTATTACGAATGAACAATTCCGAGCTCTACACAACTGCGCGCATCTCACCTCTTTCGCTAACTTGCTACGCTCGTTGCTTAGGAAATGGAAATTACACTGTGAAACTTCATTTTGCAGAGATAGTATTCAGAGACAACATATCTTTTTACAGTCTTGGAAGGCGAATATTTGATGTTTATGTTCAG ggaaaacTAGAGTTGAAAGATTTCAACATTGAAAAGGAAGCTAAAGGAGTCGATAAGGAAATTATCAAAGTATTTAAGGCAGTTGTTGTGAGTCATAAGACACTCGAGATCCGCCTCCAATGGACAGGGAAAGGGACAAGGAATATTCCAAAGCGTGGATCATATGGCTCTTTAATATCAGCTATCTCAATAAATTCTg ATTTCGAACCTCCGAGAACTAACAAAACAAAAAAGTTCATCATTATCGGACTTGTTTCATTTTTTTGCCTTCTTTGCATAGCCTATTTATGCATTCTTTGGTGGAAAGCCTATTTTGGAAGCAAGGAATCAAAGGATGAAG TTCTCAGAGGATTAGATATACGAACTGGTTTCTTTACCTTTAGGCAAATCAAAGCTGCCACTAACAACTTTGATGCTACAAACAAAATAGGAGAAGGTGGATTTGGATCGGTTTATAAG ggTGTACTATTAGATGGCACAATTATCACAGTTAAGCAACTTTCCTCTAAATCGAATCAAGGGAATCGTGAATTCATAAACGAAATAGGCATGATTTCTGCTTTACAACACTCGAATCTTGTCAAATTGCATGGATGTTGTATTGAAGGAAAGCAACTGTTGTTGGTTTATGAATACATGGAAAACAATAGCCTAGCACATTCTTTATTTG GTTCTGAAGAAGTTGAAGTGAAATTAGACTGGAATACAAGGCAAAGAATATGTATAGGCATTGCAAGAGGTTTGGCTTTCCTACATGAGGAATCAGCTCTGAAAATTGTACATAGAGACATCAAAGCCACAAATATACTACTAGATAGGGACCTTACCCCAAAAATATCAGACTTTGGTCTGGCCAAACTAAATGAAGAGGACAACACCCACATTAGCACCAGAGTTGCTGGAACTAT AGGATACATGGCCCCTGAATATGCATTATGGGGTTACTTAACTGATAAAGCAGATGTCTACAGTTTTGGAGTATTGACAATGGAAATTGTGGCTGgaaaaaataacatgaaataccGCCCTAATGAAAACTTTGTGTGCCTTCTAGATTGG TGA
- the LOC133801486 gene encoding probable leucine-rich repeat receptor-like serine/threonine-protein kinase At3g14840 isoform X5 codes for MASSQSQCVSVLSLFILFFFFFFLSPLIQWKAQAGVTLPTAEVEAIKEIAAQMNKTDWNFDDPCSNQSTIDKPRTENYINEIVCNCFIPAHNECHIQSFNFSEQDLDGNLPPSLWKLPYLKEIKLERNILKGPIPREWTLTKLESVHISANNLSGPIPAYIGNITTLTYLSLESNLFSGTVPSELGKLVNLTLLNLNANNLTGEFPLALTNLTKLTTLRISSNNFTGSMPEFSGWKQLQRLEMEASGFKGPIPSSISSLDKLIQLRITDLNGESSNIPDLRNMTNIRNVMMRSCNLRGNIPEYFRNFETLNVLDLSFNKLTGGVQNLEHLIRLRTLYLTSNLLSGPIPKWIISRGATFQIDLSYNYFSEISELSTCKGSSLNQFRSTSGHENNSMLSQCLSPCSKEHYSLHINCGGKQTTIGNIKYEGDQGLVHPSKMFQSSTNWGFSNTGDSWDSNSKAEDYMANNASVLRMNNSELYTTARISPLSLTCYARCLGNGNYTVKLHFAEIVFRDNISFYSLGRRIFDVYVQGKLELKDFNIEKEAKGVDKEIIKVFKAVVVSHKTLEIRLQWTGKGTRNIPKRGSYGSLISAISINSDFEPPRTNKTKKFIIIGLVSFFCLLCIAYLCILWWKAYFGSKESKDEVLRGLDIRTGFFTFRQIKAATNNFDATNKIGEGGFGSVYKGVLLDGTIITVKQLSSKSNQGNREFINEIGMISALQHSNLVKLHGCCIEGKQLLLVYEYMENNSLAHSLFGSEEVEVKLDWNTRQRICIGIARGLAFLHEESALKIVHRDIKATNILLDRDLTPKISDFGLAKLNEEDNTHISTRVAGTIEHA; via the exons ATGGCTTCATCACAATCACAATGTGTTAGTGTTCTGTCACTGTTTAttctgttcttcttcttcttcttcttgtcacCATTAATCCAATGGAAAGCCCAAGCTGGCGTTACTCTTCCAACGGCTGAAG TGGAAGCCATTAAAGAAATAGCTGCACAAATGAACAAGACAGACTGGAACTTCGATGACCCTTGTAGTAACCAATCGACTATTGATAAACCACGCACAGAAAATTACATCAATGAAATCGTATGCAATTGCTTCATCCCTGCTCATAATGAATGCCATATCCAAAGCTT taATTTTTCAGAACAGGATCTTGATGGTAATCTTCCACCATCACTATGGAAGCTACCTTACCTTAAGGAAAT TAAATTGGAACGGAACATCCTCAAAGGTCCGATACCAAGAGAGTGGACTTTGACAAAGTTAGAATCTGT GCACATTAGTGCAAACAATTTATCAGGGCCAATCCCTGCCTATATAGGAAACATCACCACTCTCACCTATTT GTCCTTGGAGAGCAACTTGTTTTCTGGAACTGTTCCCTCTGAGCTTGGGAAATTGGTGAACTTGACTCTTTT GAATCTTAATGCAAACAATCTCACTGGAGAGTTCCCTCTGGCTCTTACTAACCTCACAAAGTTAACCACGCT TAGGATCAGTAGTAACAACTTTACAGGAAGTATGCCTGAGTTTAGCGGTTGGAAACAACTTCAGCGCTT AGAAATGGAAGCAAGTGGTTTCAAAGGGCCAATTCCTTCTAGTATTTCCAGCTTGGATAAGTTGATACAATT AAGGATTACTGACTTAAATGGAGAGAGCTCAAATATTCCGGACTTAAGAAACATGACAAACATAAGAAATGT GATGATGAGGAGCTGTAATTTAAGAGGAAATATCCCTGAATACTTTCGTAATTTTGAAACTCTAAACGTCTT AGATCTTAGCTTCAATAAACTTACAGGGGGAGTTCAAAATTTGGAACATTTAATTCGATTGAGAACACT ATATTTAACAAGTAACTTACTCAGTGGGCCTATTCCAAAGTGGATCATATCCAGAGGAGCTACCTT CCAAATAGATTTATCTTACAATTACTTTTCAGAGATATCTGAACTATCAACTTGTAAAGGTTCTTCTTT AAATCAGTTTCGAAGCACATCTGGACATGAAAACAACTC AATGCTCAGCCAGTGCTTGTCTCCATGCTCAAAAG AGCATTATTCGTTGCACATAAATTGTGGTGGAAAACAAACCACCATTGGAAACATCAAATATGAAGGGGATCAAGGATTGGTACATCCTTCAAAAATGTTTCAAAGCTCAACCAATTGGGGATTTAGCAACACTGGAGATTCATGGGATTCTAATAGTAAAGCCGAGGACTACATGGCAAACAATGCATCAGTATTACGAATGAACAATTCCGAGCTCTACACAACTGCGCGCATCTCACCTCTTTCGCTAACTTGCTACGCTCGTTGCTTAGGAAATGGAAATTACACTGTGAAACTTCATTTTGCAGAGATAGTATTCAGAGACAACATATCTTTTTACAGTCTTGGAAGGCGAATATTTGATGTTTATGTTCAG ggaaaacTAGAGTTGAAAGATTTCAACATTGAAAAGGAAGCTAAAGGAGTCGATAAGGAAATTATCAAAGTATTTAAGGCAGTTGTTGTGAGTCATAAGACACTCGAGATCCGCCTCCAATGGACAGGGAAAGGGACAAGGAATATTCCAAAGCGTGGATCATATGGCTCTTTAATATCAGCTATCTCAATAAATTCTg ATTTCGAACCTCCGAGAACTAACAAAACAAAAAAGTTCATCATTATCGGACTTGTTTCATTTTTTTGCCTTCTTTGCATAGCCTATTTATGCATTCTTTGGTGGAAAGCCTATTTTGGAAGCAAGGAATCAAAGGATGAAG TTCTCAGAGGATTAGATATACGAACTGGTTTCTTTACCTTTAGGCAAATCAAAGCTGCCACTAACAACTTTGATGCTACAAACAAAATAGGAGAAGGTGGATTTGGATCGGTTTATAAG ggTGTACTATTAGATGGCACAATTATCACAGTTAAGCAACTTTCCTCTAAATCGAATCAAGGGAATCGTGAATTCATAAACGAAATAGGCATGATTTCTGCTTTACAACACTCGAATCTTGTCAAATTGCATGGATGTTGTATTGAAGGAAAGCAACTGTTGTTGGTTTATGAATACATGGAAAACAATAGCCTAGCACATTCTTTATTTG GTTCTGAAGAAGTTGAAGTGAAATTAGACTGGAATACAAGGCAAAGAATATGTATAGGCATTGCAAGAGGTTTGGCTTTCCTACATGAGGAATCAGCTCTGAAAATTGTACATAGAGACATCAAAGCCACAAATATACTACTAGATAGGGACCTTACCCCAAAAATATCAGACTTTGGTCTGGCCAAACTAAATGAAGAGGACAACACCCACATTAGCACCAGAGTTGCTGGAACTAT TGAGCATGCTTGA